One segment of Eschrichtius robustus isolate mEscRob2 chromosome 3, mEscRob2.pri, whole genome shotgun sequence DNA contains the following:
- the LOC137760652 gene encoding late cornified envelope protein 1A-like, whose amino-acid sequence MSCQQNQQQCQCLPKCPSPQCPPKCPPKCPPASSCCGPSCGHCCSSGAGGCCLSRHRSRRSHRCRYHSPDCCSEASGGSGCCRGGEWSVLWRLLLTGTLSQEELTWGQQMANTSSSSSCSSWAYLRGPREVSELWAGVSLCPGIQKPESTPENLSAEL is encoded by the coding sequence ATGTCCTGCCAGCAGAACCAGCAGCAGTGCCAGTGCCTCCCCAAGTGCCCCTCCCCGCAATGCCCCCCAAAGTGTCCCCCGAAGTGCCCTCCAGCCTCTTCCTGCTGTGGCCCCAGCTGTGGGCACTGCTGCagctctggggctgggggctgctgtCTGAGCCGCCACAGATCCCGCAGGTCCCACCGCTGCAGATACCACAGCCCTGACTGCTGCAGTGAGGCCTCGGGGGGCTCCGGGTGCTGCAGAGGGGGGGAGTGGTCAGTCCTCTGGAGGCTGCTGCTGACGGGGACCCTGAGCCAAGAAGAGCTGACCTGGGGCCAGCAAATGGCCAacacgtcctcctcctcctcctgctcctcctgggcTTACCTGAGAGGTCCCAGAGAAGTTTCTGAGCTCTGGGCTGGAGTGTCCCTCTGCCCTGGGATTCAGAAGCCTGAATCTACTCCCGAGAATCTATCTGCTGAACTCTGA